One window from the genome of Pedobacter schmidteae encodes:
- a CDS encoding zf-TFIIB domain-containing protein → MKCPACNETLLMSDKNGIEIDYCPSCRGIWLDRGELDKIIERSATHYSGKDNRDKDYRDHDKRDYHDNDYKRSGHYKKKSFLGDIFDF, encoded by the coding sequence ATGAAATGTCCGGCATGTAACGAAACTCTTTTAATGAGTGATAAAAATGGTATAGAAATAGATTATTGTCCAAGTTGTCGTGGTATATGGCTGGATAGGGGCGAGCTGGATAAGATTATTGAGCGTTCGGCAACTCACTATTCGGGAAAAGACAATCGCGATAAAGATTATCGGGATCATGATAAACGCGATTACCACGATAATGATTATAAACGTAGTGGGCATTATAAAAAGAAGTCTTTTTTAGGCGATATTTTTGACTTTTAA
- a CDS encoding DPP IV N-terminal domain-containing protein has protein sequence MNRSKTIALLGAGLSIATYLFTTPFAAIAQQKKSTVEFVNRLPNFKWVDDNHYRTFRIGETVGKSQEVMVDVLTGKETVVQRQGVSTPRISIGRNGDVIIKSATGKQEVLKGLQTPVVSPDSTQIAYTKNKNLYVLNLADGKEWQVTNDGSETVYSGWSSWIYNEEILGRSMNYRAFWWSPNSKSIAFMRFDDTKVPVHLMTDDSDIHEKHTAIRYPLPGDANPEVKVGIANIGSQTITWAAYDAKADQYFGEPFWTPGSDELWVQWMNRGQDTLKIEAVNLSNGSRKPIYTETQKTWVSLDQEKRVTFVPSKKMFLLMSDKSGWMHIYAHDMKGKQLKPLTTGNWEVKEINYIDERAGFVYFTAKKENSTRLDFYKVKLTGGEIKRLTFGDYMHRFELSPNAKYFITTYSNFKTPGRVAVVDNNGKIIRQLADSKGKDYEKYRAMASRCEIIRVKTSDGFDLPVKIFYPANFDPNKKYAVMANIYGGPNSAFVTDGYYGDTEPQEPGKEVINVQMDHRGSGHFGKTGQNYMHRDLGHWEIEDYSTVINYLKETYPFIDGNRVGISGFSYGGYITSLALVKAPDVFSVGLAGGSVTDWHLYDSAYTERYMDSPKENPEGYKTSSVMTYVNNMKGHLSLAQGTADDNVHMRNTMKLANALQEAQKQFELMFYPGAPHGWFFLHNKAAHDQKARALFLERYLFKKEQ, from the coding sequence ATGAACAGATCAAAAACGATAGCCCTACTTGGTGCAGGGCTATCTATAGCCACGTATTTGTTTACAACTCCTTTTGCCGCAATTGCCCAGCAAAAAAAATCGACGGTTGAGTTTGTAAACCGCTTACCCAATTTCAAATGGGTAGATGATAACCATTACAGGACTTTTAGGATAGGCGAAACAGTAGGTAAAAGCCAGGAGGTGATGGTAGATGTGCTAACAGGCAAAGAAACCGTTGTGCAACGGCAGGGGGTAAGTACGCCACGTATCAGTATAGGCCGAAATGGTGATGTCATTATCAAATCTGCCACGGGAAAGCAGGAGGTTCTAAAAGGTTTGCAAACACCTGTCGTATCGCCCGATTCTACGCAGATTGCCTACACCAAAAACAAAAACCTGTATGTGTTGAACCTTGCCGATGGTAAAGAATGGCAGGTAACCAATGATGGTTCGGAAACAGTTTACAGTGGTTGGTCTTCATGGATTTATAATGAGGAAATTTTAGGGAGGAGTATGAATTACCGTGCCTTTTGGTGGAGCCCAAATAGCAAAAGCATCGCCTTTATGCGTTTTGATGATACCAAAGTTCCGGTTCACCTGATGACTGACGATTCGGATATCCATGAAAAACATACGGCCATCAGGTATCCTTTACCAGGTGATGCCAATCCTGAAGTAAAGGTGGGTATAGCCAATATCGGTAGCCAAACAATTACCTGGGCAGCTTATGATGCCAAAGCCGATCAGTATTTTGGCGAACCATTCTGGACACCCGGATCTGATGAACTATGGGTACAATGGATGAACCGCGGACAGGACACCCTAAAAATAGAAGCTGTAAACTTAAGCAACGGTTCGCGCAAGCCGATATACACAGAAACACAGAAAACATGGGTTTCTTTGGATCAGGAAAAGCGGGTAACCTTTGTTCCCTCAAAAAAGATGTTTTTGCTGATGAGCGATAAAAGCGGCTGGATGCATATTTATGCGCATGATATGAAAGGCAAACAGTTGAAACCACTTACCACAGGAAACTGGGAGGTAAAAGAGATCAATTACATTGACGAAAGAGCGGGCTTTGTTTATTTTACTGCAAAAAAAGAAAACTCTACCCGTTTAGATTTTTATAAAGTAAAACTGACCGGAGGAGAAATAAAACGGCTCACTTTTGGCGATTATATGCACCGTTTCGAATTGTCGCCCAATGCCAAATATTTCATTACCACCTATAGCAATTTCAAAACACCGGGTAGGGTTGCGGTGGTAGACAATAATGGAAAAATCATCAGACAACTTGCTGACAGCAAAGGCAAGGACTATGAAAAGTATCGGGCTATGGCTTCCAGATGCGAAATTATCCGTGTAAAGACGAGTGACGGTTTTGACCTGCCGGTAAAGATATTTTATCCTGCCAATTTTGATCCTAACAAAAAATATGCGGTGATGGCCAATATATATGGCGGACCAAACTCGGCATTTGTAACCGACGGTTACTATGGCGATACAGAACCGCAAGAGCCGGGCAAAGAAGTGATCAATGTGCAGATGGATCATCGTGGATCGGGTCATTTCGGCAAAACAGGACAAAACTATATGCACCGCGATCTGGGGCATTGGGAAATTGAAGATTACAGTACTGTAATTAACTACTTAAAGGAAACTTATCCTTTTATCGACGGTAATAGGGTTGGCATTAGTGGCTTTAGTTATGGCGGCTACATTACGTCGCTGGCATTGGTAAAGGCCCCTGATGTATTTAGTGTTGGCCTGGCGGGGGGTAGTGTAACCGATTGGCATTTGTACGATAGTGCTTACACCGAACGGTATATGGACAGTCCGAAAGAAAATCCGGAAGGTTATAAAACATCCAGTGTAATGACTTATGTAAACAATATGAAAGGGCACTTAAGTTTAGCCCAGGGTACGGCTGATGATAATGTGCATATGCGCAATACCATGAAGCTGGCCAATGCCTTGCAGGAAGCACAGAAGCAATTTGAGCTGATGTTTTATCCTGGGGCACCACATGGCTGGTTCTTTTTGCACAACAAGGCTGCCCATGACCAGAAAGCCCGGGCACTTTTTTTAGAAAGGTATTTGTTTAAAAAAGAACAATAA